In one window of Brassica rapa cultivar Chiifu-401-42 chromosome A07, CAAS_Brap_v3.01, whole genome shotgun sequence DNA:
- the LOC103830172 gene encoding probable serine/threonine-protein kinase SIS8 isoform X1, with product MGDTLDDDTGPSEQETWWPSEFVERFGSVELGSQEETSTAKDSPRNLGHDELPSNSASNILWTTGSLSEPIPNGFYSVIPDSRLKQLFNSIPTLEDLHALGDEGLKADVILVDFQKDKKLFRQKQLITKLVSGFNSKPAAIIKKIAGLVESVYKQSTVHSPAKTTQSLENCGIQLLGQIKNGSCRPRAILFKVLADTVGLQSRLVVVSIQNVGLSSDGAAESVDSYSHISVTVLLNSVEMLVDLMRFPGQLIPLSTKAIYMSHISAAGESDSAENDSCDSPLEPNSPMFGYPELENVEKDESLLFRRKLEGYPNRSGPPSRNMLLRSASVIERKLSYSQSESNIANEFWRQNRRKVIADQRTAGSSPEHLSFRTRTRFMLSGDRNLAQDFTGDVATTSSKSVGGAKLETKRIRRRSISITPEIGDDIVRAVRAMNEALKQNRLSKDQCDDGSSPNSPNDRLEGPHLQKNVSGFHLDAHDQVSGGRSILSREPLDPQKAISLPSSPKNYRGQSYEQNISHIWDKVLGSPMFQNKPLLPYEEWNIDFSELTVGIRVGIGFFGEVFRGVWNGTDVAIKLFLEQDLTAENMEDFCNEISILSRLRHPNVILFLGACTKPPRLSLITEYMEMGSLYNLLHLSGQNKKLSWRRKLKMLRDICRGLMCIHRMGIVHRDIKSANCLLSSKLTVKICDFGLSRIMTGTTMRDAVYAGTPEWMAPELIRNEPFSEKCDIFSLGVIMWELCTLTRPWEGVPLERLFTLLLMRELGLRFQKGHWESLLQIVGRQNRNKDQAAVIYFLVCWIASMHFANFP from the exons ATGGGAGATACGCTAGATGATGATACTGGGCCATCAGAGCAAGAAACCTGGTGGCCTTCAGAATTTGTTGAGAGATTTGGTTCTGTTGAACTAGGATCGCAAGAAGAGACCTCCACTGCTAAAGACTCACCAAGGAATCTTGGCCATGATGAGCTGCCATCTAATAGTGCTTCAAATATTCTTTGGACCACTGGTTCACTTTCTGAGCCCATCCCAAATGGCTTCTATTCTGTGATCCCG GATAGTAGACTGAAGCAGCTATTTAATAGCATTCCTACATTGGAAGATCTTCATGCTCTGGGCGACGAAGGTCTAAAGGCTGATGTTATTCTtgttgattttcaaaaagataaaaagCTTTTCAGGCAAAAGCAGTTGATTACCAAACTTGTCAGTGGATTTAACTCAAAACCAGCTGCTATTATCAAGAAAATTGCTGGACTG GTGGAAAGTGTTTATAAGCAATCTACTGTGCATAGCCCGGCAAAAACTACACAATCTCTTGAAAATTGTGGGATTCAACTGCTAGGACAGATTAAGAATGGTTCTTGTCGTCCTCGAGCTATCTTGTTCAAAGTTTTAGCTGATACGGTTGGCCTTCAAAGCAGGCTTGTAGTGGTAAGTATTCAAAATGTG GGTTTGTCAAGTGATGGAGCTGCTGAGAGCGTAGACTCATACAGTCATATATCTGTTACGGTTCTTCTTAATTCTGTGGAAATGCTGGTTGATCTAATGCGGTTTCCTGGTCAGCTTATTCCTCTATCAACCAAGGCAATATATATGAGTCATATCTCAGCGGCAGGGGAAAGTGATTCTGCAGAGAACGACTCTTGCGATTCACCTCTGGAGCCAAATAGTCCCATGTTTGGTTATCCAGAGCTTGAAAA TGTAGAAAAAGATGAAAGCCTTCTTTTTCGTAGGAAACTGGAAGGGTATCCAAATAGGTCTGGTCCACCATCAAGGAATATGTTGTTACGATCTGCCTCCGTGATAGAGAGAAAATTAAG TTACTCACAGAGCGAGTCAAACATTGCTAATGAGTTTTGGCGGCAGAACCGGAGAAAGGTCATTGCTGATCAGAGGACTGCTGGTTCCAG TCCCGAGCATCTTTCCTTCCGAACACGTACAAGGTTCATGTTAAGTGGCGACAGGAACCTGGCACAAGATTTCACCGGTGATGTTGCCACAACAAG CTCCAAATCTGTTGGAGGAGCAAAACTGGAAACTAAGAGAATAAGGAGGAGAAGCATTAGTATAACTCCTGAGATTGGTGATGATATCGTCAG GGCAGTAAGAGCGATGAATGAAGCTTTGAAGCAGAATCGCCTCTCAAAAGATCAATGTGATGATGGTTCATCTCCTAACTCTCCAAATGACAGACTCGAGGGCCCTCATCTCCAGAAAAAT GTCTCTGGTTTCCATCTTGATGCTCATGACCAAGTGTCTGGAGGAAGGTCGATCCTTTCCAGGGAACCACTAGATCCACAGAAGGCAATCTCACTACCATCTTCCCCCAAGAACTACCGAGGCCAATCCTATGAACAGAATATAAGCCACATTTGGGATAAAGTACTGGGATCTCCCATGTTCCAGAATAAGCCATTGTTACCTTATGAAGAATGGAACATAGACTTCTCTGAGTTGACGGTTGGGATTCGTGTTGGAATTG GATTTTTTGGAGAAGTCTTCCGAGGAGTCTGGAATGGAACAGACGTTGCAATCAAATTGTTCCTTGAGCAAGACTTAACAGCTGAGAACATGGAAGATTTCTGCAATGAGATATCGATTCTTAG CCGACTTAGACATCCCAACG TTATACTGTTCCTTGGAGCATGCACAAAGCCTCCAAGATTATCACTGATCACTGAGTACATGGAAATGGGATCTCTATATAATTTGCTGCATTTGAGTGGACAAAATAAGAAGTTAAGCTGGCGGAGGAAACTAAAGATGCTCCGTGACATTTGCCG GGGGTTGATGTGCATACATCGGATGGGGATAGTACACCGTGATATAAAGAGTGCAAACTGTCTTTTGAGCAGTAAATTGACAGTCAAGATCTGCGATTTTGGGCTGTCGAGAATAATGACAGGGACAACAATGAGAGATGCAGTCTATGCAGGCACTCCAGAGTGGATGGCTCCTGAACTTATCCGCAATGAGCCCTTCTCGGAGAAGTGTGACATCTTCAGCTTAGGTGTAATAATGTGGGAACTCTGCACTTTAACCAGACCTTGGGAAGGAGTACC CCTGGAA
- the LOC103830172 gene encoding probable serine/threonine-protein kinase SIS8 isoform X3, producing MGDTLDDDTGPSEQETWWPSEFVERFGSVELGSQEETSTAKDSPRNLGHDELPSNSASNILWTTGSLSEPIPNGFYSVIPDSRLKQLFNSIPTLEDLHALGDEGLKADVILVDFQKDKKLFRQKQLITKLVSGFNSKPAAIIKKIAGLVESVYKQSTVHSPAKTTQSLENCGIQLLGQIKNGSCRPRAILFKVLADTVGLQSRLVVGLSSDGAAESVDSYSHISVTVLLNSVEMLVDLMRFPGQLIPLSTKAIYMSHISAAGESDSAENDSCDSPLEPNSPMFGYPELENVEKDESLLFRRKLEGYPNRSGPPSRNMLLRSASVIERKLSYSQSESNIANEFWRQNRRKVIADQRTAGSSPEHLSFRTRTRFMLSGDRNLAQDFTGDVATTSSKSVGGAKLETKRIRRRSISITPEIGDDIVRAVRAMNEALKQNRLSKDQCDDGSSPNSPNDRLEGPHLQKNVSGFHLDAHDQVSGGRSILSREPLDPQKAISLPSSPKNYRGQSYEQNISHIWDKVLGSPMFQNKPLLPYEEWNIDFSELTVGIRVGIGFFGEVFRGVWNGTDVAIKLFLEQDLTAENMEDFCNEISILSRLRHPNVILFLGACTKPPRLSLITEYMEMGSLYNLLHLSGQNKKLSWRRKLKMLRDICRGLMCIHRMGIVHRDIKSANCLLSSKLTVKICDFGLSRIMTGTTMRDAVYAGTPEWMAPELIRNEPFSEKCDIFSLGVIMWELCTLTRPWEGVPLERLFTLLLMRELGLRFQKGHWESLLQIVGRQNRNKDQAAVIYFLVCWIASMHFANFP from the exons ATGGGAGATACGCTAGATGATGATACTGGGCCATCAGAGCAAGAAACCTGGTGGCCTTCAGAATTTGTTGAGAGATTTGGTTCTGTTGAACTAGGATCGCAAGAAGAGACCTCCACTGCTAAAGACTCACCAAGGAATCTTGGCCATGATGAGCTGCCATCTAATAGTGCTTCAAATATTCTTTGGACCACTGGTTCACTTTCTGAGCCCATCCCAAATGGCTTCTATTCTGTGATCCCG GATAGTAGACTGAAGCAGCTATTTAATAGCATTCCTACATTGGAAGATCTTCATGCTCTGGGCGACGAAGGTCTAAAGGCTGATGTTATTCTtgttgattttcaaaaagataaaaagCTTTTCAGGCAAAAGCAGTTGATTACCAAACTTGTCAGTGGATTTAACTCAAAACCAGCTGCTATTATCAAGAAAATTGCTGGACTG GTGGAAAGTGTTTATAAGCAATCTACTGTGCATAGCCCGGCAAAAACTACACAATCTCTTGAAAATTGTGGGATTCAACTGCTAGGACAGATTAAGAATGGTTCTTGTCGTCCTCGAGCTATCTTGTTCAAAGTTTTAGCTGATACGGTTGGCCTTCAAAGCAGGCTTGTAGTG GGTTTGTCAAGTGATGGAGCTGCTGAGAGCGTAGACTCATACAGTCATATATCTGTTACGGTTCTTCTTAATTCTGTGGAAATGCTGGTTGATCTAATGCGGTTTCCTGGTCAGCTTATTCCTCTATCAACCAAGGCAATATATATGAGTCATATCTCAGCGGCAGGGGAAAGTGATTCTGCAGAGAACGACTCTTGCGATTCACCTCTGGAGCCAAATAGTCCCATGTTTGGTTATCCAGAGCTTGAAAA TGTAGAAAAAGATGAAAGCCTTCTTTTTCGTAGGAAACTGGAAGGGTATCCAAATAGGTCTGGTCCACCATCAAGGAATATGTTGTTACGATCTGCCTCCGTGATAGAGAGAAAATTAAG TTACTCACAGAGCGAGTCAAACATTGCTAATGAGTTTTGGCGGCAGAACCGGAGAAAGGTCATTGCTGATCAGAGGACTGCTGGTTCCAG TCCCGAGCATCTTTCCTTCCGAACACGTACAAGGTTCATGTTAAGTGGCGACAGGAACCTGGCACAAGATTTCACCGGTGATGTTGCCACAACAAG CTCCAAATCTGTTGGAGGAGCAAAACTGGAAACTAAGAGAATAAGGAGGAGAAGCATTAGTATAACTCCTGAGATTGGTGATGATATCGTCAG GGCAGTAAGAGCGATGAATGAAGCTTTGAAGCAGAATCGCCTCTCAAAAGATCAATGTGATGATGGTTCATCTCCTAACTCTCCAAATGACAGACTCGAGGGCCCTCATCTCCAGAAAAAT GTCTCTGGTTTCCATCTTGATGCTCATGACCAAGTGTCTGGAGGAAGGTCGATCCTTTCCAGGGAACCACTAGATCCACAGAAGGCAATCTCACTACCATCTTCCCCCAAGAACTACCGAGGCCAATCCTATGAACAGAATATAAGCCACATTTGGGATAAAGTACTGGGATCTCCCATGTTCCAGAATAAGCCATTGTTACCTTATGAAGAATGGAACATAGACTTCTCTGAGTTGACGGTTGGGATTCGTGTTGGAATTG GATTTTTTGGAGAAGTCTTCCGAGGAGTCTGGAATGGAACAGACGTTGCAATCAAATTGTTCCTTGAGCAAGACTTAACAGCTGAGAACATGGAAGATTTCTGCAATGAGATATCGATTCTTAG CCGACTTAGACATCCCAACG TTATACTGTTCCTTGGAGCATGCACAAAGCCTCCAAGATTATCACTGATCACTGAGTACATGGAAATGGGATCTCTATATAATTTGCTGCATTTGAGTGGACAAAATAAGAAGTTAAGCTGGCGGAGGAAACTAAAGATGCTCCGTGACATTTGCCG GGGGTTGATGTGCATACATCGGATGGGGATAGTACACCGTGATATAAAGAGTGCAAACTGTCTTTTGAGCAGTAAATTGACAGTCAAGATCTGCGATTTTGGGCTGTCGAGAATAATGACAGGGACAACAATGAGAGATGCAGTCTATGCAGGCACTCCAGAGTGGATGGCTCCTGAACTTATCCGCAATGAGCCCTTCTCGGAGAAGTGTGACATCTTCAGCTTAGGTGTAATAATGTGGGAACTCTGCACTTTAACCAGACCTTGGGAAGGAGTACC CCTGGAA
- the LOC103830172 gene encoding serine/threonine-protein kinase EDR1 isoform X2 produces MGDTLDDDTGPSEQETWWPSEFVERFGSVELGSQEETSTAKDSPRNLGHDELPSNSASNILWTTGSLSEPIPNGFYSVIPDSRLKQLFNSIPTLEDLHALGDEGLKADVILVDFQKDKKLFRQKQLITKLVSGFNSKPAAIIKKIAGLVESVYKQSTVHSPAKTTQSLENCGIQLLGQIKNGSCRPRAILFKVLADTVGLQSRLVVVSIQNVGLSSDGAAESVDSYSHISVTVLLNSVEMLVDLMRFPGQLIPLSTKAIYMSHISAAGESDSAENDSCDSPLEPNSPMFGYPELENVEKDESLLFRRKLEGYPNRSGPPSRNMLLRSASVIERKLSYSQSESNIANEFWRQNRRKVIADQRTAGSSPEHLSFRTRTRFMLSGDRNLAQDFTGDVATTSSKSVGGAKLETKRIRRRSISITPEIGDDIVRAVRAMNEALKQNRLSKDQCDDGSSPNSPNDRLEGPHLQKNVSGFHLDAHDQVSGGRSILSREPLDPQKAISLPSSPKNYRGQSYEQNISHIWDKVLGSPMFQNKPLLPYEEWNIDFSELTVGIRVGIGFFGEVFRGVWNGTDVAIKLFLEQDLTAENMEDFCNEISILSRLRHPNVILFLGACTKPPRLSLITEYMEMGSLYNLLHLSGQNKKLSWRRKLKMLRDICRGLMCIHRMGIVHRDIKSANCLLSSKLTVKICDFGLSRIMTGTTMRDAVYAGTPEWMAPELIRNEPFSEKCDIFSLGVIMWELCTLTRPWEGVPPKRVVYAVAYEGARLEVPEGPLGKLIADCWTSEPEQRPSCSDILSRLLDCEYALC; encoded by the exons ATGGGAGATACGCTAGATGATGATACTGGGCCATCAGAGCAAGAAACCTGGTGGCCTTCAGAATTTGTTGAGAGATTTGGTTCTGTTGAACTAGGATCGCAAGAAGAGACCTCCACTGCTAAAGACTCACCAAGGAATCTTGGCCATGATGAGCTGCCATCTAATAGTGCTTCAAATATTCTTTGGACCACTGGTTCACTTTCTGAGCCCATCCCAAATGGCTTCTATTCTGTGATCCCG GATAGTAGACTGAAGCAGCTATTTAATAGCATTCCTACATTGGAAGATCTTCATGCTCTGGGCGACGAAGGTCTAAAGGCTGATGTTATTCTtgttgattttcaaaaagataaaaagCTTTTCAGGCAAAAGCAGTTGATTACCAAACTTGTCAGTGGATTTAACTCAAAACCAGCTGCTATTATCAAGAAAATTGCTGGACTG GTGGAAAGTGTTTATAAGCAATCTACTGTGCATAGCCCGGCAAAAACTACACAATCTCTTGAAAATTGTGGGATTCAACTGCTAGGACAGATTAAGAATGGTTCTTGTCGTCCTCGAGCTATCTTGTTCAAAGTTTTAGCTGATACGGTTGGCCTTCAAAGCAGGCTTGTAGTGGTAAGTATTCAAAATGTG GGTTTGTCAAGTGATGGAGCTGCTGAGAGCGTAGACTCATACAGTCATATATCTGTTACGGTTCTTCTTAATTCTGTGGAAATGCTGGTTGATCTAATGCGGTTTCCTGGTCAGCTTATTCCTCTATCAACCAAGGCAATATATATGAGTCATATCTCAGCGGCAGGGGAAAGTGATTCTGCAGAGAACGACTCTTGCGATTCACCTCTGGAGCCAAATAGTCCCATGTTTGGTTATCCAGAGCTTGAAAA TGTAGAAAAAGATGAAAGCCTTCTTTTTCGTAGGAAACTGGAAGGGTATCCAAATAGGTCTGGTCCACCATCAAGGAATATGTTGTTACGATCTGCCTCCGTGATAGAGAGAAAATTAAG TTACTCACAGAGCGAGTCAAACATTGCTAATGAGTTTTGGCGGCAGAACCGGAGAAAGGTCATTGCTGATCAGAGGACTGCTGGTTCCAG TCCCGAGCATCTTTCCTTCCGAACACGTACAAGGTTCATGTTAAGTGGCGACAGGAACCTGGCACAAGATTTCACCGGTGATGTTGCCACAACAAG CTCCAAATCTGTTGGAGGAGCAAAACTGGAAACTAAGAGAATAAGGAGGAGAAGCATTAGTATAACTCCTGAGATTGGTGATGATATCGTCAG GGCAGTAAGAGCGATGAATGAAGCTTTGAAGCAGAATCGCCTCTCAAAAGATCAATGTGATGATGGTTCATCTCCTAACTCTCCAAATGACAGACTCGAGGGCCCTCATCTCCAGAAAAAT GTCTCTGGTTTCCATCTTGATGCTCATGACCAAGTGTCTGGAGGAAGGTCGATCCTTTCCAGGGAACCACTAGATCCACAGAAGGCAATCTCACTACCATCTTCCCCCAAGAACTACCGAGGCCAATCCTATGAACAGAATATAAGCCACATTTGGGATAAAGTACTGGGATCTCCCATGTTCCAGAATAAGCCATTGTTACCTTATGAAGAATGGAACATAGACTTCTCTGAGTTGACGGTTGGGATTCGTGTTGGAATTG GATTTTTTGGAGAAGTCTTCCGAGGAGTCTGGAATGGAACAGACGTTGCAATCAAATTGTTCCTTGAGCAAGACTTAACAGCTGAGAACATGGAAGATTTCTGCAATGAGATATCGATTCTTAG CCGACTTAGACATCCCAACG TTATACTGTTCCTTGGAGCATGCACAAAGCCTCCAAGATTATCACTGATCACTGAGTACATGGAAATGGGATCTCTATATAATTTGCTGCATTTGAGTGGACAAAATAAGAAGTTAAGCTGGCGGAGGAAACTAAAGATGCTCCGTGACATTTGCCG GGGGTTGATGTGCATACATCGGATGGGGATAGTACACCGTGATATAAAGAGTGCAAACTGTCTTTTGAGCAGTAAATTGACAGTCAAGATCTGCGATTTTGGGCTGTCGAGAATAATGACAGGGACAACAATGAGAGATGCAGTCTATGCAGGCACTCCAGAGTGGATGGCTCCTGAACTTATCCGCAATGAGCCCTTCTCGGAGAAGTGTGACATCTTCAGCTTAGGTGTAATAATGTGGGAACTCTGCACTTTAACCAGACCTTGGGAAGGAGTACCGCCTAAACGG
- the LOC103830172 gene encoding serine/threonine-protein kinase EDR1 isoform X4 — MGDTLDDDTGPSEQETWWPSEFVERFGSVELGSQEETSTAKDSPRNLGHDELPSNSASNILWTTGSLSEPIPNGFYSVIPDSRLKQLFNSIPTLEDLHALGDEGLKADVILVDFQKDKKLFRQKQLITKLVSGFNSKPAAIIKKIAGLVESVYKQSTVHSPAKTTQSLENCGIQLLGQIKNGSCRPRAILFKVLADTVGLQSRLVVGLSSDGAAESVDSYSHISVTVLLNSVEMLVDLMRFPGQLIPLSTKAIYMSHISAAGESDSAENDSCDSPLEPNSPMFGYPELENVEKDESLLFRRKLEGYPNRSGPPSRNMLLRSASVIERKLSYSQSESNIANEFWRQNRRKVIADQRTAGSSPEHLSFRTRTRFMLSGDRNLAQDFTGDVATTSSKSVGGAKLETKRIRRRSISITPEIGDDIVRAVRAMNEALKQNRLSKDQCDDGSSPNSPNDRLEGPHLQKNVSGFHLDAHDQVSGGRSILSREPLDPQKAISLPSSPKNYRGQSYEQNISHIWDKVLGSPMFQNKPLLPYEEWNIDFSELTVGIRVGIGFFGEVFRGVWNGTDVAIKLFLEQDLTAENMEDFCNEISILSRLRHPNVILFLGACTKPPRLSLITEYMEMGSLYNLLHLSGQNKKLSWRRKLKMLRDICRGLMCIHRMGIVHRDIKSANCLLSSKLTVKICDFGLSRIMTGTTMRDAVYAGTPEWMAPELIRNEPFSEKCDIFSLGVIMWELCTLTRPWEGVPPKRVVYAVAYEGARLEVPEGPLGKLIADCWTSEPEQRPSCSDILSRLLDCEYALC, encoded by the exons ATGGGAGATACGCTAGATGATGATACTGGGCCATCAGAGCAAGAAACCTGGTGGCCTTCAGAATTTGTTGAGAGATTTGGTTCTGTTGAACTAGGATCGCAAGAAGAGACCTCCACTGCTAAAGACTCACCAAGGAATCTTGGCCATGATGAGCTGCCATCTAATAGTGCTTCAAATATTCTTTGGACCACTGGTTCACTTTCTGAGCCCATCCCAAATGGCTTCTATTCTGTGATCCCG GATAGTAGACTGAAGCAGCTATTTAATAGCATTCCTACATTGGAAGATCTTCATGCTCTGGGCGACGAAGGTCTAAAGGCTGATGTTATTCTtgttgattttcaaaaagataaaaagCTTTTCAGGCAAAAGCAGTTGATTACCAAACTTGTCAGTGGATTTAACTCAAAACCAGCTGCTATTATCAAGAAAATTGCTGGACTG GTGGAAAGTGTTTATAAGCAATCTACTGTGCATAGCCCGGCAAAAACTACACAATCTCTTGAAAATTGTGGGATTCAACTGCTAGGACAGATTAAGAATGGTTCTTGTCGTCCTCGAGCTATCTTGTTCAAAGTTTTAGCTGATACGGTTGGCCTTCAAAGCAGGCTTGTAGTG GGTTTGTCAAGTGATGGAGCTGCTGAGAGCGTAGACTCATACAGTCATATATCTGTTACGGTTCTTCTTAATTCTGTGGAAATGCTGGTTGATCTAATGCGGTTTCCTGGTCAGCTTATTCCTCTATCAACCAAGGCAATATATATGAGTCATATCTCAGCGGCAGGGGAAAGTGATTCTGCAGAGAACGACTCTTGCGATTCACCTCTGGAGCCAAATAGTCCCATGTTTGGTTATCCAGAGCTTGAAAA TGTAGAAAAAGATGAAAGCCTTCTTTTTCGTAGGAAACTGGAAGGGTATCCAAATAGGTCTGGTCCACCATCAAGGAATATGTTGTTACGATCTGCCTCCGTGATAGAGAGAAAATTAAG TTACTCACAGAGCGAGTCAAACATTGCTAATGAGTTTTGGCGGCAGAACCGGAGAAAGGTCATTGCTGATCAGAGGACTGCTGGTTCCAG TCCCGAGCATCTTTCCTTCCGAACACGTACAAGGTTCATGTTAAGTGGCGACAGGAACCTGGCACAAGATTTCACCGGTGATGTTGCCACAACAAG CTCCAAATCTGTTGGAGGAGCAAAACTGGAAACTAAGAGAATAAGGAGGAGAAGCATTAGTATAACTCCTGAGATTGGTGATGATATCGTCAG GGCAGTAAGAGCGATGAATGAAGCTTTGAAGCAGAATCGCCTCTCAAAAGATCAATGTGATGATGGTTCATCTCCTAACTCTCCAAATGACAGACTCGAGGGCCCTCATCTCCAGAAAAAT GTCTCTGGTTTCCATCTTGATGCTCATGACCAAGTGTCTGGAGGAAGGTCGATCCTTTCCAGGGAACCACTAGATCCACAGAAGGCAATCTCACTACCATCTTCCCCCAAGAACTACCGAGGCCAATCCTATGAACAGAATATAAGCCACATTTGGGATAAAGTACTGGGATCTCCCATGTTCCAGAATAAGCCATTGTTACCTTATGAAGAATGGAACATAGACTTCTCTGAGTTGACGGTTGGGATTCGTGTTGGAATTG GATTTTTTGGAGAAGTCTTCCGAGGAGTCTGGAATGGAACAGACGTTGCAATCAAATTGTTCCTTGAGCAAGACTTAACAGCTGAGAACATGGAAGATTTCTGCAATGAGATATCGATTCTTAG CCGACTTAGACATCCCAACG TTATACTGTTCCTTGGAGCATGCACAAAGCCTCCAAGATTATCACTGATCACTGAGTACATGGAAATGGGATCTCTATATAATTTGCTGCATTTGAGTGGACAAAATAAGAAGTTAAGCTGGCGGAGGAAACTAAAGATGCTCCGTGACATTTGCCG GGGGTTGATGTGCATACATCGGATGGGGATAGTACACCGTGATATAAAGAGTGCAAACTGTCTTTTGAGCAGTAAATTGACAGTCAAGATCTGCGATTTTGGGCTGTCGAGAATAATGACAGGGACAACAATGAGAGATGCAGTCTATGCAGGCACTCCAGAGTGGATGGCTCCTGAACTTATCCGCAATGAGCCCTTCTCGGAGAAGTGTGACATCTTCAGCTTAGGTGTAATAATGTGGGAACTCTGCACTTTAACCAGACCTTGGGAAGGAGTACCGCCTAAACGG